The genomic region CAGCCTCACACGGTGATATATCTACTGTGTAAACTGTACAAGATGTCAtgcaacatttatttcattcatCTTTTTGAAATCCTTCCTATTTCTTTGACTTGACACATGAATACATTATGTCacttgttatttacaatatcattCAATGCTATATTCCATTTGTATATGTACAaaatgcttttatattgatAATAAAAAAAGGTTTACTTTTGCATTGAgttgtcatgcgagcataacatggtgaaaacaatcagtctaaattaacaatcgggacggaaatgttccaaagggaggttctgtgaataaattaaaaatccagaaccgaaataattgaactatttatatcttagactgcactgtaactttgatcttttaatgtttattttattagcttttctttttaatgaccgattttaaatgccattttcttaatgtcttccattttttgtttttcttttaatcaggggcggcgccagggggtatctaggagttgctatagcaactccaacaattggcctagcaacggcttagcaaccccattgttttgatatgaaaatgtatcatatttatacacattctcgcagcccgcgagaatgtgtataaatatgatacattttcgcgggatctatcaggggcgggtcgttgtaatttactgcgaactgttacttggctaattctcagtagatcgaaaatggaaacatttctcacagtcacaagtcagcgtaaacgaccgcgatctccaacggagccggtccagccggacaaccctgctatccacaaggatcccgatgttcactatgaaaaccgggaggattgggaccacgaagaacaggtgcccccgccaactgacccgctgcacccgcagcagcaggaccagctagctgctaccacgagctgcagtggaacaagcgctgctcctctccgcaccgtgatgatccactgccctcatttcctccaccctgctctctgcagagctccactccagaatatacacattctgctagtcagtgattctcagacacagtgtctcaccctttgagcatctcggcagaaatgagcagtcactcctctcagttacaaatggtcattttaaattaatcaagaatgtgttgtattctccgacatggcgcattgttcgaggcgtgctgacagtgagatctaacacggggaattgtgaatgaggagaagataactgagaatgaggaggaggaggaggaggaggaggaggaggaggaggaggaggaggaggaggaggaggaggaggaggaggccagagaggaggaaaagtgcgttatttaggcaatgttgttagtgggagttagggagagaccgccccttccaggtgtgtatgtgtgtgcgttttccggtgtgtgtcacgtgaaagtcatgagtgttacactagtgattggttctgtaaataaagagaacgttttcgacattgaaggcttgagtgatcttgaatagcggtgaacgctacaatatgaacaggctcgtgctttgcccactggtattgtttgtttattttgaaaattaactagcaacgccgtgctgtcatatagcaactgctaagctactgcagcaaaacaatcctggcgccgcccatgcttttaatgtttcttttattatcttttactgtttttaaatgcctttgtctgaatgtctttcattgttgtaaagcaccttgaattgcctggtgctgacaggtgctaaataaataaacttgccttgccttgttgtTTGTGTTATTGCAGGCTGCACAAAGCTTTGCTGatgttttgaaaaataaaaacattatttcaGAAAAATGCTTTAAACGTTTGTGACACTGACACCAGCTCTAGTTTGGCTGCTTTGAGTCTGTAAGGTGGTTGTTTCCCCTAACAGATATTTCCTAAAACGTCAGAAATCAAATACTCACATTTTATTTCATGgtttattcttgttattttgtttgtacCAGTGAAGCACATAACAACATTTTGCAAcactttctattttatttgtagctGCAGGCTGCCAAGGACCATTTAATCAAACTGCGTACACAACAGCTAAAACCTCCATCACATGTGACGAAGGAAACAAAGACGATTTCAGATTCAAGTTTTTCTGCGAAGTGAACGGTCCAATCTGTGAATATATTTTATCAACAAAATCTGCTCTGAGTTCAAACGGGATGTTCACTCTCACAGAAGCAGGGGCGAgccccgaccaatcagagcacactgggctcacagggaggggggggggcaggagctccaacaagccgtttaggacagagagtgaatacacataccatacagagatgctgtgagaaaccaacgtgattttggaaaattgcacaatttaaatctattctagtagacctcaactatgatcagtagaaatagcCACAAAATATGTACTTATAGTATTATATTTAACGATTGTAAACACACTGTTGAGTAGCTAGAACAAAACAATTTcactatataatatatttagAGTATgtacagtggaggaaataagtaCGTGATTCTTGCAGATTTTGAAAGTTTGCCCACTTGAACAGTCTATAATTGTAATGGTAGGTTTATTTGAACAGTGAGAGtaagaatatcaaaaagaaaatccagaaattgacatcatataaaagataaacattgattttgcatttaactgtgggaaataagtatttgatccccttgcAAAACATGTCTTAGTACTTGGTATGACATTATTTCCTGAGTTATTATTTGATATGCACAAGGACATCTACTTATCTGAAGTTACTTTAAAAGTGTTGATGAAGTGGAAAAGGTGGATGAATTGTGTGCTGTATTCTTTCCTGGAAGGATATCTACGAGGAAATACAGGAGCAGAAGCCAGACTCTGGAAATTCATCAACCACGATTTATTCACTGCTGACTTTCCCACAAACCCCTCTGCCTCGCTGCGTTACTCCACCATCGACTTTAGAAACGTCTCTGGCGAAGCTGCTGAGGCACTGATGACCAATCCCAGCTCCTCTGCATGTGACTATTCTGCTGTGAAGGACGGGCAAATAAAAGTTGAACGTTTCCTATCaattgctgaaaaggctgaatatgTTGACATTTGAATGTAGCTGATTGCAAGTATGCTGAAGTTATTGAGAGCTAAACTATTTGGTGAAAAAATAATAAGAAAAAGATGATAAAGAAAAGAAGAACAAGGGACAGTGATGTCATGATAGAATGTGATGACATCACAAACTGCAGCCACTGCAACCATGGCAATCATCAAAGCGTCAGAATGCGATGACATCACAGACTAAGAGTTGCAGGTGAGAGGTGAGATTCACAGAACATACACTCAGAAAGACAGGCGACGAGTGATTTACCAGACACGGAATCATTTCCTCTCACATAAAGTCACAATGAAGAGGTCCAACGACCGTGAAGCCAGGAGTGCTGCCCAGCAGGAGGAGAAAGACAGGTCCAAAGTCAATGAGAAACATTTGATGAACGTAGAGCATGAAAGGAATATTTCTTCCTTAATGAATCTGAAAAAAGAGGAGAAGACGAAAGCTAACCCGAAGCGTACTGTCCAAAATCCGACGCGCGCATTCGAAATAATGAGAGAGGAAGTGGACAAGACGAAAGGTGAAATCCGGCATCTAAAAGGTGTCATAGCGAGTGGGAAGAAAGTCTCCGACGAGAATGCTGCCTTCTACAAAGGAAAGTATCTTGAGTATGAGAACAAATTCATCTTGGAGAAGTCTCTCCGCCAAGTGAAGGAGAAAGAAGCAGAACACTTTGGAAACCAATCAAAGGAGAACAGGAGGCTGAGCATGCTGGTGGAGAAACTGTATCATGATGTGGAAGAGCTGACCGGCTATAAAAACTTCAGCATCAAAAAAATTGAAGAGCTGGGAGAGGTTATCAGGAAGAAAAACAAGGAAGTGGCAGCCCGTGAGAAGGATGCGAAAGAATCCAATGAGTCTGCATTAAAATACAGACAAAACTGGAAGACTCTCAAACCTTACCCTGGAAAAGTGAAGGTTTTGATAAAGGAGGGTGAGAGACTGTCAGAGGAGCTGAGCAAACTGAGAAGACAGGACGATGTTAACAACAGAACAATATATGATTTTAAAAAAAGGAACGAGCACATGGAGGATAAAATAGCGGGGTGGGAAATCAAGTATGCAAACCTGGACCTCGACAATCAAGTAttgtttgaaaaaaacaaagtcCTCATCAAGGCAGCGGAAACGCACGACGACAAGGTGTTGGAGGAGCAAAACCTCCGGAAACACATGGAGGTGGAAGTGAAGAAAAAGCGTGATGGGGATATTAAACTCCAACATCTAGAGAGCAAGACGTCGCGTGAAACTACCGCCCTGTTCCAAGACATCATCAAACAGAGGACCTTTATCGTGGAGCTGGAGAAGATGCTCACGCAGACGAAAACCCATGCTGACGGAGTGGAGGCGGAGAGAAACCTCCTTCTGCAAAAGCAGTGCGAGGACAAGGCGCAGCAATCTGAGCTCAAGGACATGATTGATGAACAGGATAAGAAACTCCAAGATAAGACCTGCAAGGCCTGGGTTCAGAAGGTGCAGATGGCCAGGTTGAGGATGGAGAATCGCTGCTTGAGGAAGCAGATGTGGAAAGGCCGCCAGGATCAGGCGGAAAGCAAAAAGAAGCAGGACGTGTGCGTGGTTTCTGCCGACAGGAACCAGATACTGGCGGAGAAGAAGTTGGCCAAGATGGCAGCGGAGAAGGAGACGCTGGAGAAAGAGCTGCAGGCACGAGACACTATCGAGGTGCAGCAGCAGCTGAAACTCAACCAGGCGACACTCGCCATCAAAGAACATGAGCTCCAAGAAAGGCAAATGTGTCTGGAGATGAAGATGCTCAAGATAAAGTGCAACGTTCAAGTGCCGGGTGCGAGTGAACACACTTCGCGGCGGGAGTGGACTCGGGAGAAGAAAAAGAGCCCTCACGCCTATGTGAAAGTGATGAAGGCCCAGCACCGCCTGTATCTGCTCACTGGGAAACCTCAGAACCTATGTCTCCTGGTGAAAAAGGACGAGGAAATCGAAGAGCTCCGACGCATGTTGGCCCGCCGGCCGGACGACGCCATTCAGAAGATGCAGCAGCTCAGCTGGGAAAACAGGCGCCTGAGCAAAGAGGTGATAGCGTTCAAGGGAAGCCTCTGGATGTACCAGGCAGAGTGTGACAAAGTGAAGGAGGAGAACGAGAGACTGAGAAACACCCTGAAGATGGACCGCTTGAAGACTAAAGAGAAACTCAGGAAGTCGGAGTCTGGAGACATGACCCAGCTGATGCTCTTGCGCCCCATCTCCCAAAGCCCCGGATCCCCCGCTGAGGAAACCGCCAGGGACCAGGGCTACAAACCTCTGCCAAAGCGCGTCCTCATCAAGTCCGAGTGTATGCCGGAAATCCTAAAGCCCGCCCCCCTGCCTTCCATCGCCGCTGTGAAACTCCTGCCTCCCCCGCCTCCCAAACCGTCGCAGCCTCTTAGCGTTATCGAATCCACCGAGAACTGGGTCGGGTTTAGAGTAGTGGGCACACAGTTTTAGTTAGTTGAATTGGTTTTAGTTAGTTTTTAGTTTAAAGTTATTATAGTTTAATAGTAAGTCAGTGAGTTAAGACACTTTGATTGAttgtttttgtttagttttaGATTAAAGTTATTATAATTAATTTTCAATGAGTTATTAAgatacgtttttgttgatagtTTTAGTTTTTATAAGATATGCCTTCCATCGGCACCGTGAAACTCCTGCGTCCCCCGCCTCCCAAACCGTCGCAGCCTCTTAGCGTTATCGGATCCACCGAGAACTTGGTCGCCTTAACGcggcgtccacacggcagcgtgcgttgaagcttgccggcgggcgtgtctgaagctcgaccaacaaccaatcacattaatctcccgccccggacacacaagcacgcggtttgattggctagagcttgtactggcatatgatttgattggctgacgcatCCGTCGAAGCTTGgcgagcaaagcgaagcgacggaaccacaatgcagttcgggccGTAAGAGCAGCGGGCACAACGTTTTAGTTAAGTTTAAAGTTATTACAGTTCATAGTAAGTCAGTGAGTTAAGTTTTGAGTGATAGTTTTAGTTAGTTGTTTTATTTAGTTAGTGTTAGTTTTTACAAGATAAGTTTcctttgatttatttaaaacatgtgtttcttgttttagttttagtcatagtGTGGTTATACGTATAAGTATTACgtctgcagagaaacaatttccccggggattaataaagtatatcaaaaagttttcaggatgttattctttctttataaaacgttcctgtgATGGCAAATATTAACAGGGTCACGGTCAATGTCAGATTTATTTCTAGagtgctttaaaaaacaaacttgttacatttgtttgaaaaggatgttttaaaaaaaatctgatgtCACCACAGTTTCCTTTTAATTTTAATGTATTTCATGATAAGCTGTAAGCAGAAATTGTATGTTTGCGGTGGCATGTGTGAGTTCCTAGTTACAATTCGTTGTTGTTTTCAGCTggacgttttattttggttcccagaatccgacctttcagaagaacgttctgggaaccaaaagaaAACTTCCGGCTGAAAACATTCCTCGAACAATGAATGTAACATGTCTAGCTGGGTGAGCACTGTCATAACTTGCAGTAATGCCATTTCATCACGAGTGTAAATGGATCACATACCAGTACTTAATACACCTTAGAAGAAATATATGTGTCCAAAACTGAATTATTTATATACAGGAACCAACCTTTTCACACCAAAtattccaacacactctcactccctaagcgtccaatagcgacgtttggtcagtgtccgtggcgtccagttgtgacgctcctaggctccttcagcgtcataaagggacgcaaatagctttcaactgattgcaatgtattcccatctgcgtcgggatttgacgctcatggaagcacggcattcgtttgtgtcggctgcccttaaaggtaatgtgagcatccattcccaggagtaaaggatggaagaagacactacactacccagaatccccagctatggtttggactacaccatgtgctcttgacaaacccgtgatagtcctcaagctctgtgattggagagtgtgcttcaagggttaagccgattctcgaacagcacttgaaatgggatggaaccacggcagactgtccaaaactggatttgaacgggtccaccgcgtccccccctcccccaccccgtccccagaactacacatgctggctattctgtttcgcaacatgttctctatggcacgtctctactgggagttgtagttttaaaagacgttttcgtatttcccataataagaagttgccagtattaaactgtgtacatccctggaggtttaggggacaggaaacactcacatttaaaacatataattaataaatgggtgaaaattgcttgtgcccattatgggcagtattaatatatatatacccacacgacagctaaggtcagaagagctttatttaacagctggacttatgtgtgtgacccctgtgattacattacatgacattaattgataagcctgaaacatgcacttgtcaaggttcagaggcacattgtgcaaatatggcagtagccatcgatcagcttaagataagatatactttattgatcccaagttggaacatttgcgttacatcagcatgtgtaacagttaaatatgcagttgtgtttatttgaaaatcatttagtataatcacataaattctgtgttttatattcaacaattctgtgttctttatttattgattgttcaatacctgacaaggccggagatgaaatatctacatacatctcataagagtataatacattatgtataatatcagttaaaataagtgcttcaacatagttaacattgctggaggtatgcacacatattgatagatgtcttgtaatgcactgttgaggaacctgcgacccaagtttttcattcagtgcagaactacaccacagttgtgtaggcctgtgatatgtcaataaaccttagaaaatcttgaaagggatgtgcaaaatagtcattacatacagtctttaattaacaattagtagagaataacgagtaatgaatatactttatagggatcgtattaatatctaaaatattgaaattcaataacatgctttaaccaccaggtgtccctttatataatctgtgcacctttatggtgtaaatacagcctatctaccaactggatcaaatataaaagtgagccgaattagtgttgatactgcaaggagacgtattgtgtgaaaagaaatgtaagatgttgtttaatggctgatatatttatgatccatgtcacgttttcagttcctcatgtttgtcttctcatcagggctctataaatacagaactacggcagatatgtaatatgtaatgcagccgaaccgtgtattacaatgccgttatgtgttgactttcaaagagaaaagcaagcacactcggaataaggtattattattattttggtctgtttccggtatttgttaatgacgatgtgctgtgagatgtgagcctggaattgcacaggggggaaataacgtatctttagatgcggattttgttaaactaatatgtttaggctgtggaccaacactatacattgacggggaagggggtagcaataaagataacaccattaaacagttacacaacataacagaaataatatcgacagcagcgtccctagcaaccaccttggtaacaatgaaaacgtcgcgatttcctgaagtaatcttcgtaataactagcaaactaaagatcatgtacatccactgcacacataatctgaaataacaactcatatttctcgcatcaaatgacatcaaaacgcattttaatggccaaactaactttaaaataggcattttacacccagaataaaacgaagttcggccatgttttctttttctgcagggagaaatttgaagatcacgtgacatagacgccagccatcggaatgaatggtgaaaaaaacggggtttgtcaaacagagcacatggtgtaggccaaatgatagctggggattctgggtagtgtagtgtcttctgccatcctttactcagaaaacatatttgtttctccgaatcgaaggggaaaaatacaaaagcattgcacacaatttaaaccaatcaatgttgtgtaattaacaaggataatctggtgttttttagtcgatgagtagtgcagatatcactgtaaaatcaatcgacagtaagaggagtacttacttccgggtgtaaaattctccgttatccaatgggaatggatgctcacattgcctttaagggcagccggcataaacgaatgtcatgcttccatgagcgtcaaatcccgacgcagatgggaatacattgcaatcagttgaaagctatttgcgtccctttatgacgctgaaggagcctaggagcgtcacaattggacgccacggacactgaccaaacgtcgctattggacgcttagggagtgagagtgtgttgaataTTCAGGTTTTTAACAGCAGTTTATTATCACAATGCCACTAGATGTTGTTGTATTCTAAATACCATGGGGATTTATTTTCACAATCTGGTATATATATACAACAACATACTGTAGACATCGATGCATTTGTATTTTTCTTGTGCAGTGTGAGAGAAATAAAAATGCATATATTAATATTTGTTCCAGATCTCACTGAGTAAAGCTTTtgatatacagtaatagtatgcAGGATTTAATGCGGCAATGACCATGGGAACATCAAGTGTGGTTTTAATGGGTTTCAATGGCGAGAGATTTGTCCTTAAAGCTCCAAGCGTGTCTGTATGTTGGCAAGACACATAATTCTATGTTATTTAGAGCGGATGTCAAGCTGTTAAAATTGGGGGTAAAACATCAACATTTTTGCCATGGGCAGTAACCTTAGCCAAAAGGATGTACAATTAAAAGGCGAGAAATTCCCCTCGTGAAGCACAAGGGGAAAACATAAATGTTGCTCATTTAAAAATCCATATATTAGGCACGCAATCAAAAATGGTTGGCCCTTTCTAAATCCTGGCACAAAGGTATTGGAATGTAATGCTCATAAAGTGCAGTGTTAAGCATAGACGCAGTGCTGCAGGATGTGGTCTGTTAAAAAAGACGTCCTTGTAAAAAGATGTATCTTGATGTCATAACGACATGTTTCCATAACCTGCACGTGTGCAAACACTGCTGCTGCGTCTGCAAACATTCAATTACATCGTCGGAGCACATTCTCCACCCTACTTTAGCCTTGCTAACAAGGCCAGCAGAATTTCCAATTATTACAACCAACAAGATAGTTTTTCAAGGGCtacaatctttaaaaaaaaaaggaaaataaatgctAAAGTGAGCAGCAGAAGGCCTTATTTGATTAATCGGTGCAGCCAGTGTAAAGTGTGTGGCAGGCCCAGAGAGAGCAGGGCAGTGGGCAGGGAACACGCACAGAGGGGAAGGCGCTTGACAGTCCCCCAACCTCATTAGAGGGCCAGTGAGAGGCGGCGTGGAGCAGTGCAGTCTGCTGGAATGTGTCTCCACCGAGGCGCTGGAAGAGCTGCGAAGCCTCGTGCGCTGTAGCCATGTCAGGCCGAGAGCCGAGCCAAAGTCTGTTTGTAGCACTGCACTGTTTTGACATTAATTACCCTCCCACAGCCTGCGGGGCTGGAGCCAGCAATGCAAACTCGCTCTGGAGTGGTTTCTTTAATATCTGATGATAGTTTTAAACTGCTCCTTTGAACTGCTTTTTTGTATAGCTACGTGAGCACTTTCTGCGGGTGTTTTCCTATTTCCCTGCACTGGATGTTATTGACTATACGTCAAGATGTGACAGTATCCTGGTCTGTTGCTATGATGCAGTGAGGCAGATTGAACCGCTAAGAAAGATGATTGTGTCTGAACAAAGCAGACGTGAGCAGAACCCCGGCCCGGCTCCAGTGTCCCAGAACTGGGTTGAAGCCGCGCCCGCCGTCCTgctgctcaggtaatgtgaGATAAAACGGACGGAGCAATAACATTTCCCCCCTCCCTAAACGGCTGCGTTGGGAGCAAGGTATATCCGGAGGAGCAGACGGGGCGGTGGAAGAAGCACTTGGGTACTTATTTATCGCAGACTTCAATACAAAGGCTTGGAATGAGCCGTTCCTCGCTCATATCCTCCGTTTAACTGCTGCAGAACCAAATGAATACAGCTCCACCTGAGAGGAGTGAATAACTTGTTGCAGGGTGAAGTACTGTAAAACTAATAGAGCAAGGCATCCATCCTCTCTTTGTTGTCCAAGTGAAACACAGTGTTGTGATGCCCCCAGATTGGAGGAGTGAGTGCTTCACCTCTCCCTGGAGAGAGAAacatatgggcatagatatctctcataattatttgtgtgaacataaaaataatttgtgtgtaaatatgtgatttgtaaatgtaaaacaacattcaaaaatgcatttaaaagatttgcaaactcacaaatacatttgcaagtgtaaaacggatctgcaaatacgctaaatatgttcacaaataaaaaaaagatctgtgaatatctctttaacatttacaacattcgatcaggcatttctgaatccattttgtatttgtggaccaaaaatgcgcttgcggatctcaactctctgttcacggatctcaaatctctgttcgcggatcgtctttttacacacacggaattttgagacatattttccgccggtctcggctaaaatctactcgtgtcactcggttattttcggaaaccacgtgatggcctgctgatgactACATGTcagcatgatttcaaagtaagagcatgatggtttgtttaatgctctgtttttgtattataatgaacagcggaacgttagatgcattcttcatcaccatcaccatcatcatcatgttatagtgatacagt from Pseudochaenichthys georgianus chromosome 5, fPseGeo1.2, whole genome shotgun sequence harbors:
- the LOC139433834 gene encoding uncharacterized protein — its product is MKRSNDREARSAAQQEEKDRSKVNEKHLMNVEHERNISSLMNLKKEEKTKANPKRTVQNPTRAFEIMREEVDKTKGEIRHLKGVIASGKKVSDENAAFYKGKYLEYENKFILEKSLRQVKEKEAEHFGNQSKENRRLSMLVEKLYHDVEELTGYKNFSIKKIEELGEVIRKKNKEVAAREKDAKESNESALKYRQNWKTLKPYPGKVKVLIKEGERLSEELSKLRRQDDVNNRTIYDFKKRNEHMEDKIAGWEIKYANLDLDNQVLFEKNKVLIKAAETHDDKVLEEQNLRKHMEVEVKKKRDGDIKLQHLESKTSRETTALFQDIIKQRTFIVELEKMLTQTKTHADGVEAERNLLLQKQCEDKAQQSELKDMIDEQDKKLQDKTCKAWVQKVQMARLRMENRCLRKQMWKGRQDQAESKKKQDVCVVSADRNQILAEKKLAKMAAEKETLEKELQARDTIEVQQQLKLNQATLAIKEHELQERQMCLEMKMLKIKCNVQVPGASEHTSRREWTREKKKSPHAYVKVMKAQHRLYLLTGKPQNLCLLVKKDEEIEELRRMLARRPDDAIQKMQQLSWENRRLSKEVIAFKGSLWMYQAECDKVKEENERLRNTLKMDRLKTKEKLRKSESGDMTQLMLLRPISQSPGSPAEETARDQGYKPLPKRVLIKSECMPEILKPAPLPSIAAVKLLPPPPPKPSQPLSVIESTENWVGFRVVGTQF